The DNA segment GGCCCACGAATCTCCCCTGCTGTTTTACTTTTTCCTTTTGCCCCCGGCTTCGAGCCGGGCGACATACTCCTCGTCGTCCAGTATCGACCTGAGTTTCTCCCAGAACCTCGGCGACTGCGGCAGCACGGCAAGACGTTTGACGATGTCGGGCGGGAGCGTGCCGCGCCCCAGCACCCTGATATCGGGCGGGGCTTCGACATCGGCGGACTTGCCGCCGCAGAATCTCCAGAACTCCTCCCGGTCCAGGCTCAAGGCGTCGGCAAAGAGGTTCGCCCTGGCGAAGGGGAAGCTGACGAGTCCGTTCTCGATACGGCTTACGGCCATGTGGTTCGGCAGGCCCACGGAAGCGGCGAGCGCGGCCTGCGTGATGCCGAGTTTCTCGCGGCGCTCCCTCAGATAGGCGCCGATCCGTTTCCGCCTGGATTCCGTATTCACAGATAATGTGCCTTATTTCCAGAGTTGTGACACCCGTCAACTAGCAGTTCTCGGCACCGTTGTCCAGCGGCTTTTTCCCGGAAATACCGTGAATAATGAACAATAAACCAGCATTTTCGCATACATGTGAAATGATCGTGGGTCACAATCATACCGGTTGAAATGCACATAAAATGTGCGTATTGTGTCCCCACAGGAAAGGACATCGCCCATGCTCGCAGCCACCATGCTCAGCCTCCGAAGCCGCACCACCCTCAACCAGAACCAGTTCGCCCGCCTCGTCGGCGTCTCCCCCTCCACCGTGAAGGCCTGGGAGCAGGGACGCTTTGTCTCGATCCAGATGAAAACCCAGCGCAAGCTGCAGAAGGCCCTGGGGCTTACGAACCGGGAACTTCTCGCCCTCTTCTACAGGAACGACACCGGCCTTGGGCCGATCCGATAGCCGTATATAAACCGTAAATCAACCCCCGCCCTGCGCCGCCAGACGGCACAGGGAACAAGGAGAACTTGTCCAATGAAAATGAGGGAAAAACAGGCAGTTAGCGTCGATTGCACCTACCGGAGTGATTTTGCCTGCCAGTTCCGGGTGACGATCGCACGGGACGGCCGGACCGTGACTGACGACCTCAGGATCGAAGCCCGGCCTGGCCAGGCGCTCGGGCGGATCAAGGAGTTCTGCGACCGGTACCATCTCGACGTGATGGAACTGATGCACAAGCTGGCGCGTTCAGTGGAGGAGCCCGAACTGTCGGTGACGGGTGGCGCCATATGAGAGCCTTCCGGCTGAAACAGCCCAAAGGGGGACCTCCCTGGCATATCGCCATTGCCCTGAGCGGTGAATGGGCCGGGGATTTTCACGCAGCGGTTCCCGGGGCTGCAGCTTAACGAAGGTTCGCTTCATCATAAGGATGCAGGTCCGTGGACGATTTTTCCCGCATCAAGGCCGAGGTGGATCTGCTGGAGTTCATACTCCGGGAGAGCGGCCGGACGGTAAGAAAAACCTTCT comes from the Deltaproteobacteria bacterium genome and includes:
- a CDS encoding helix-turn-helix transcriptional regulator; this encodes MNTESRRKRIGAYLRERREKLGITQAALAASVGLPNHMAVSRIENGLVSFPFARANLFADALSLDREEFWRFCGGKSADVEAPPDIRVLGRGTLPPDIVKRLAVLPQSPRFWEKLRSILDDEEYVARLEAGGKRKK
- a CDS encoding helix-turn-helix domain-containing protein; the protein is MLAATMLSLRSRTTLNQNQFARLVGVSPSTVKAWEQGRFVSIQMKTQRKLQKALGLTNRELLALFYRNDTGLGPIR